The Synergistota bacterium genomic sequence AACAAACCACCTCAACGAAGATAATAAAGCGGATTTACCGGTCTACCATTATTTCTTATTTCAAAATGAAGATGAGATCCTGTAGTTCTACCAGTGCTTCCCACCCTCCCTATTATTTCCCCTTGTCTAACATATTGTCCCTCTCTAACGTTTATTCGACTACAATGAGCATACCAAGTTTCCCACCCATCTCCGTGATCTATAACAATCAATAAGCCATAACCTGATTGCCAACCCGCATACACAACCCTACCAGCTCGAGACGCTCTCACATATTCCCCTGCACTTCCATCTATATCTATACCACTATGAAACTCCCTACGTTTCGACAAAGGGTCTCGCCTCCAACCGAAATCAGAATTAATAGTTCCCTCCAAAGGCCATATAAATCTCTGAGAAGTTCCACGAGAAGCAAGCCATCGAGGCCTAGAAGGCTGCTTTTCTTCAAGAAGCTTACCACCCGGAATAAAAACTAAAGTACCTACTTTCAACTCTTTAATATCCTCATTATACTTTTTTATGTGCTCAATATCGACATTATAAGTTTTAGCTATTTTCTCCAAGCTTTCATCTTTACCAACTTTATGAAAGACACCAGACACATTAGGAACCTTTATAACCTGACCGATTTTAAGTAAATCAACGCTTTTAAGATCATTTGCACTTATAATTGTATCAAGGGTTATATTAAATTTTTTTGCTATGTCCCATAAAGTATCCCCAGGCTTAACAACATAGGGAGAAAGCTTTAAAATAGGCTCTTTATGTTTCGAGAAAAACTCCCCCCTAATGTTTAGGGAAAAACTTCCTCCTCTGCTTATCCCAGCCTTTAAAAAAGAGTTAAATCCCATCGTAAACACCCTGCTAAGTTTATCAACAGATATGGCCATACAAACACCCCTTCCATATTTTCCCTCAATTCTATAAATTACAAAAGGAATCCTTTTAATTTCAGGAAGGGGTGGAACCTCAAAAGATCCTACCAGAGATAAACCAGCCTTTATAAACATTTCCCCACCAACAAGTTCATAAGGAGGTTCTTTTATACCCATCTTTATCCTCTCTTTCTCTAGATCGTACTTTGTCTCCTCATAAAACTCTTTTTTCAAGATCCACAAGGTCCTACTTTCTCTCCAAGCTAAGAAGGAAAACAAAACTGAAATTCCCACTACCAAATAAACAAACTTGGAGAAAGAGAACCTCAAAAAAGCACCCCCTTTACTTAATTGCCTTAAGAAACTCTACGTTACTCTTCGTCTCCTGTAATTTCTTAATCAAAAGCTGCAAAACTTCCGCTTCATCAAGGTTCGCTGTCCTTCTCCTTAGAAGCCATATCTTCTGTAAATCCTCTTCAGGCAGTAAAAGCTCCTCTTTGCGAGTTCCAGACTTTTTAAGATCTATAGCCGGAAAGATTCTCTGTTCAGCAAGTTTTCTACTTAAATGAATCTCCATGTTTCCCGTTCCCTTAAACTCCTCGTAGATTAAATCATCCATCCTGCTACCCGTATCTATCAGCGCTGTAGCTATTATAGTTAAACTACCACCTTCTTCAATATTTCTAGCTGCTCCTAAAAACCTTTTAGGATAGTGAATAGCAACAGAATCCATACCACCCGAAAGGGTTCTACCACTTGGGGGAACGGTCAAGTTATAGGCTCTTGCTAGACGAGTCAAGCTATCTAGGAGTATTACAACATCCTTTCCATACTCCACTAACCTCTTAGCCTTCTCAAGAACTAACTCAGCAACCTTAAGATGCTCATTCACAGGTCTATCAAATGTAGAACTTACAACTTCTCCTTTAACAGATCTTTGCATATCCGTTACCTCTTCAGGTCTTTCATCAATAAGGAGAACTATAAGAAAAACCTCAGGATGACTAGCTGTTATGCTGTTAGCAATATTTTTTAATAGAGTAGTCTTTCCTGCCTTTGGAGGGGAAACTATGAGACCTCTTTGTCCCTTCCCTATAGGAACAAATAGATCTACCAAGCGAGTAGATATTTCCTCTGGATCATTTTCAAGTTTAAACTTCTCACAAGGATAAATTGGAGTAAGCTCATCAAAGTAAGGTCTACTTCTTGCTTTTTCTGGATCTTCAAAATTAACTACCTCAACCCTTAACAAAGAATAGTAATGCTCTTGCTCTTTAGGTGGCCTTGTTTGCCCCCAAACTATATCCCCTGTTCTCAAATTAAACCTCTTTATCTGCGAAGGAGAAACATAAATATCCGATGAACTTGGAAGATATCCATTTGTTCTTAAAAAACCTATACCTTCCGGAACTATCTCAAGAACCCCACCTCCAAAAAGAAGTCCTTTACTCTTAGCCTGTGCCCTGAGAATCTCAAATATAAGTTCTTGTTTTTTGAGACGAGAAAATCCCGTTACTCCCAACTCTTTTGCTATAGACTGTAGCTCCGATAATGTTTTCGTACTTAATTCGCTAAACTCAAACAAACTTTATACCCCCTTACCGAGAATAAAAATGGTTATAAGATAGATACTAACCGGCAGTAACCTGAGGTATCTTACAGAAAAAAGAGTAGATATAACCAAAATTAGACTAACGCAAAGCAAGCTTAAAACAGTAAACATATGCATGTTAGAAGAGAAACTAACCATTGAACCTTTAAAAAATAAATCCGCTATAGGAAGTATGAAAAAATTTAAAACGTTGCTGCCCAAAATGTTTCCCAAACATAATCCATGAGCTTTTCTTAAAATGGCAGCTAAAGAAGTAGAAAGCTCCGGAGCTGACGTTACAAGAGCTATAAAAAGGGTTCCTATGAAGGTATCAGAAATACTGGTAATCCTTGATAACCACCCACCAGCTACTATCAAAAAGTAACTTGATATAAAAACTACCAATATACTGAGAATAAAATATATAGCGAAATCTCTCTCATTCGCTCTTTCCTCTAAAGTCTTGCTTTCGTCAGATCTTTCAAAAATCCGAAAAGCTATTAATGGATAAACAAGAAAAATCCAGAATAAATTCAATTTAAAGTTCAAAGCAAAAATCATAACTACAGTAAACGCTATACTCCAACTTATCAGCTCAATGAATACTTTACGATTAATGCAGCTAAAGAGGTCGTACCACATGAACGAAAAGAAGGAAAAAACCGCTATATTAAACAGATTACCACCCAAAATGTTTCCAACTATCATATCTGAATAACCCTTTAAAGCACCACTTATAGCTACACCGAGCTCCGGAGAGGAAGTCACAATAGAGAGAATCAAAAAACCCGCCCACTCTTTGGTAACACCTTTTCGTTCTGCCCACTCTTCTGTAACTCTCTCTAGAGCAATACCTCCACCTATTACCCCGAGGGAAGAAAGAAAAAATACGATTAACCAAAAAAACATCTTCTATTTATTTTTAAAGGACTCCCAATCTTTAAGAAACCTCTGAATTCCTATATCTGTAAGAGGATGAACAAACATCCCTTTTAAGACATTAAAAGGAACTGTAGCTATATGGGCTCCCACTAATGCACAATCTCTCACATGTTTAGTATGTCTTATACTTGCAGCTATAACTTGAGTCTCAAAAGAGGCCTTTTTAAAAGCCGTAACTATGTCCGCTACAAGCCCAACACCATCTCCTCCGATATCATCCAACCTTCCTATAAACGGGCTAACATAAGTAGCTCCTGCATTTGCAGCTAAGATTGCCTGTTCGAGAGAAAAAATAAGAGTAACGTTAGTCTTTATACCCTCCTTAGCCAGAACGGAAACAGCTTTCATGCCTTCTGGCGTCATAGGAATTTTAATAACCACATGCTCACTTAAAGAAGCAAGCTCTCTTGCTTCCTCAATCATTCCATCAGCATCTAAACTAATTACTTCCGCACTAACAGGTCCTCGAACAAGGTCACATATTTCTCGAATAAGAGTGTGAAAATCCCTTCCCCTTTCTCTACTTACAAGAGTAGGGTTAGTAGTAACCCCTGAAATTATTCCCCAACTCAAAGCTTGTTTTACTTCTTCAATATTCGCAGTATCTAAAAAAAGTCTCATCCACTATGCCCTCCCCTCAGAACCAAAGGCTTTTATTTTTTCTTTAACAGTCTCTCTAACCGCATCTCTTGCCGGCCCTAGAAACTTACGAGGATCTATCTCCCCTTTTTTAAGAGATATCATCTCCTCAAGTTTAATCCTAAATGCTAACCTTAAATCAGTATCAATATTAATCTTACATATACCTAAAGATATGGCCTTCTGAAGATCGTTTAATGGGACCCCTGAAGCACCGTGGAGAACAAGAGGTATATCCACTTTCCTTTTTATATCATAAAGTCTATCAAAGTCAAGCTTAGGTTCCCCCTTATAAACTCCATGAGCCGTGCCTATAGCTACAGCAAGAGAATCTACTTCCGTCAATTCAACAAACTTTGCTGCTTCATCTGGATCTGTAAAAAATGCTTCTTTATCTGAGACTTTAATGTGTTCCTCTGTTCCTACTATTCTACCAAGCTCTGCTTCAACAGAAACTCCCACAGAATGAGCAATTCTAACAACTTCTTGAGTTATCTTAACGTTCTCCTCAAAGGGTTTGCTTGAAGCATCTATCATTACAGAGGTAAATCCAATCCTTATAGCAGAAAGAATCGCATCCAAGCTCGAACCATGATCAAGATGAATAACAACAGGTATTTCTACCCTATAAAGAACGCTTTTTATAAAACCTTCTAAAAAAGGAAGTCCCATGTATTTCATTCCACCCTCACTAACTTGAAGTATTACAGGTGAACGCATTTCCATCGCAGCCTCTAATATAGCTTGAAGAAATTCAAGATTATTAAAGTTAAAGGCTCCTATGCCAAACCTCCCTTCCTTAGCCTTTTTTAATAAGACATTACCCGCAAGCAAAGGCATACCTATCCCACCTTTCCAAGAATCTCAGAAGCCTCTTTAGGAGTAGCGGGTTCCATATCCAAAGAAGACGCTATCTTTAACACTTCGTCCACCATCCTTTCGTTGCTTAAACCTATATTCTCTCCTGAATCCTCCAAACCTACTCTTACATTACCGCCAAGCTCTAAAGCTACAGCAATTAATGCTTTTGATGGTCTACCCTTCATACTTAAAAACCATTTACTATTTTTCGGAAGAAGCTTATACATATAAACTAAGTTCTCAACCGTTGGAGGAAAATAATCTTCACTTAAGAAAAGAGTAAATATATAGGGCGGGGTCAGTTCTTTCTGTTCTATTAATCTTCTCAAATATATAATCATCGAAGGAGAAAAAACTTTAAATACAGGTTTAACCATAGCTTCTGAGCTAATTTGAAGGACAAAATGTATATAACCAATAGGATTGTATATAATATGATCATCCATGTTAAGTGAACCAGGTATAATTTCTATAAAATCTGGTTTTAAAACTAAAGGTGAAACTCTTTCCTCTAAACCATGTTTTAGTGTCCCCCATGCAGGAAACTCTATAAGTAAATCGCTGCTTTCCCTTAACCAAGCCATAGCTTGAGAATAGGCCTCTATATTATAATTGAGCTGGCCTCCTGAAAAAACGCTTCTGAAATGCAATATAGACAAACCTTTTGCTCTTACACGCGAAGCCTCCTCAACCACCTCAAAAGGGGTAACGAATCCTTTTTCACCAACGGGAGCCAGCATAAGAATAAATTTCCCTTTCCCCACTTTAACTCCCACCTTTACCCTCTATTTTAAAATTTAAAACTTTTACTATCCTTCCTTTAAACATTACTCTTACCTCATAATCCCCTTTTGGAAGAGACTCCCCTGAAGCTAAGAAAAAATAGTAAGCTTTTTTACCATATCCGCTATCCAAATAATAACTTACTTGATGAACGAACACTCCTTGATAATACCATCTTATCCTTAAAAGTGCTACCTCCCCATCTACATATCTATATCTAAAGAAAAGACACACCCTTTTAATTCCATAATCGAAGCGATTTCTCACATCAATAGGATTCAAGTCATCATCCACATCCATGCAAATATAAATCTCCTCTATTTCAAGATCACCCGTATAGTAATAGCTTCTCCATCTACTTAAACCAATACAACCAAATAGTGGAAATATCATAAAAACGATAATAATAAGGATTAGAAATCTTCCAAGCAACTTGCTATTTCTCTTAACTTCTTACTCAATGTATCCCCAGAAACCCCATCTACAGTTTCAGCGGTTTTTAAAGTAACCCCGTCCACACTACCACTCTCAACTATAACCTTTAAGAAAAGTTTTTCTTCGCTCGGATCAGGAAGCATGTTTCCCTTTCCGCTCAACTTAGCTAACCCAGCAAGAAGCCCATAAGCTCCCCAATTAGAAACCCCACTAATAATAAGAGAATCCACCTTAACTATACTGAATATATTGCCCTTACTTGGAAACCTATTCAAAAGCTCTCCCCTTATATTACCCATGCCAATTTCATTTCCTCCATCTCCTATTCCAATAGTAGGGATATTTTTCCTTCCAGCTTCTATAAAGAGTTCATCTAGAGGAGAAACATAACAAGATATATCTTCATTGCGAGAGCTATAATACTTTCCATCAATAGCTCTACCAGGTCTTTCTACGGAAATCAAAAGATCAAATCCTTCCTGCCAAAACAAGCCCAAAAAATTACCACTCCATTTAAAGGGGACACCATAAACTGGAACATTCACACTGAGAAAGTTTATTCCTTTCCTTAAAACATCTGCATAAATGTCATCAGTCCATATAGAAACTCGCTTACCTAAATCTAAAAGACCTCTTGCAAGAAAAACCGCTCCTACAGGGCCATCAGTCTCGCATTTTATTAAAGGCATTATAGTAAACCCTGTGAATATAGCAATATTACTTGAGGACATAGAAAATTCTACCGCTCGCCTAAGTTCATCAGCTGAAGCTAAATCATTAATTCCCCTACAGGCAGCGTCTTCAGAAATCAAACTTTTAAGTCGCTCCCAAAAAGTCTCCATTATCTATACCCTCTTTCTATAAAAACTAGCGATAGCCTCAACTATATATTCTTGCAAACTCGGAGAAAGCTCTGGATACATAGGGAGAGCTAAAACCTCTCCACATATTCTTTCAGCCACTGGACAATAACCTGGTTTATAACCCCATCCTCTAAAACAAGGTTGAAGATGGAGTGGAACAGGATAATAAACTTGAGTGGATATACCCTTTCCACTAAGGTAATCTTTAAGTTTATCTCTATCTTTTGCTCTAATCACATACTGATGATAAACATGGTAACAATTTTCAAGTTCCACAGGAGTTTTAACAAACTCCTCTAAAAGGCTTTCCTTAAAAAGATAGTTATAATATTTAGCTCTACTTCTTCTCTCCTCATTCCACATATCTAAATATTTCATCTTAACTAAAAGAACAGCCGCCTGAATTTCATCTAAACGACTATTTATACCTACAATCTCATGATAGTAACGACTTGAACTACCATGTACTCTCAGCATTTTAATTAACTCAGCTAAAGAATCACTATTAGTCAGAACAGCTCCACCATCTCCGTATCCACCCAAATTTTTAGACGGAAAGAAAGAAAGACAGTTAATTAGACCAAAGCTACCAACCTTTCTACCAGCAAATTTAGCACCTATCGCCTGAGCCAAATCTTCTATAATTGGAATTCCCGTTCTGTGTGATATGTCCATGATCTTATCTATCTCAGCAGCCTGCCCAAAAATATGAACAGGAACTATAGCCTTAGTATTCGAAGTAACCCTTTCTAAAAGAGAATCAATGTCAACATTAAATGTGTCCTCTCTAATATCAGCGAAACATACTTTTATTCCCAAGCGAGCAGCCGAACCCGCAGTAGCAAAAAAGGTAAAGGGGGTTGTTATAATCTCATCCCCACTCTTTAGCCCAAGAGCCATATAAGCTAATAGAAGAGCATCACTTCCAGAAGCTACTCCTATAGCATGCTTAACCCCAATGTATTTGGATAACTCACTTTCGAACTCTAAAACCTTTTCTCCTAAGATGAACTGTTGACTATCCAAAACAGAGGTCACCGCTGATATTATCTCATTTTTAATGCGTTCATACTGAGCCTTAAGGTCAACTAGAGGTATTTTCAAAACTACTCCTCCTCTCTACAACATTCTCTTAAGACGCGGATTAAATGCTCTTCCCGGTATTCTTCCTCTTTTCGCAAGAGGTTTACCCATTACTTCTTTAAGATCCATTGTCATATCTATATAAACTCCATGGACTATATAACTTCCAACACCAAAACCAGCTACAGGTGTCTCTCGTAAGGAAGCTATCCTTTCAGGTGTTAAGCCACCGGAAACAAATATTTTAACTTGGTTAAACCCTGCTTGGTCTAATCTTGCCCTAACCTCCCTAACAAGATCTGGAGTTACCCCCCCTCTTTCATCCGGAGTATCTAGTCTTATTCCCGTAAGCTTTTCCCTCAAAACTTGAGCCACTCTTATTGCTTCTTCAGCTTCATCTTTAAAGGTATCTACGAGAACGATCCTTGGCTCATCTTCAGGCATAATTTCGTCATAACTTTTAGCAAAAACGACTGTATCACCCGCTATTAAAATACCCGCATGAGGAATTGTCCCTTTAGGCTCCCTTCCTAAAAGCTTGGCTCCAAGAATACAACTTGCAGCATCAGCACCACCTATAAGCGCAGCTCTCTCCATTACTGGGGCCACTGCTGGATGAACATGTCTTGCTCCAAAACAGAGCACCAATTTATCACCTGCTGCTTTTTTACACTCGCGAGCAGCAGAAGCCCAACCCGAAGCACTAGCAAGCATACCCAATATAGCTGTTTCCAAAGGCCCAAACTCACAATACGGTCCTTCTATTTGCATAACTACTTCTTTTTTTTCAAATTCCTCCCCTTCTTCTAGAGACCAAACTTTGATACCTTTCTTATCCTCCAAAAGCTTTAAAACTTCTTTCACTCCCACCAAAACTCCTGAACGCCTGGGGAATATATCCGCAACAACATTAACCGATTCGAGCCCAAGATGTTTCAATATTTCCAATGTTTT encodes the following:
- a CDS encoding M23 family metallopeptidase, with the protein product MRFSFSKFVYLVVGISVLFSFLAWRESRTLWILKKEFYEETKYDLEKERIKMGIKEPPYELVGGEMFIKAGLSLVGSFEVPPLPEIKRIPFVIYRIEGKYGRGVCMAISVDKLSRVFTMGFNSFLKAGISRGGSFSLNIRGEFFSKHKEPILKLSPYVVKPGDTLWDIAKKFNITLDTIISANDLKSVDLLKIGQVIKVPNVSGVFHKVGKDESLEKIAKTYNVDIEHIKKYNEDIKELKVGTLVFIPGGKLLEEKQPSRPRWLASRGTSQRFIWPLEGTINSDFGWRRDPLSKRREFHSGIDIDGSAGEYVRASRAGRVVYAGWQSGYGLLIVIDHGDGWETWYAHCSRINVREGQYVRQGEIIGRVGSTGRTTGSHLHFEIRNNGRPVNPLYYLR
- the rho gene encoding transcription termination factor Rho — encoded protein: MFEFSELSTKTLSELQSIAKELGVTGFSRLKKQELIFEILRAQAKSKGLLFGGGVLEIVPEGIGFLRTNGYLPSSSDIYVSPSQIKRFNLRTGDIVWGQTRPPKEQEHYYSLLRVEVVNFEDPEKARSRPYFDELTPIYPCEKFKLENDPEEISTRLVDLFVPIGKGQRGLIVSPPKAGKTTLLKNIANSITASHPEVFLIVLLIDERPEEVTDMQRSVKGEVVSSTFDRPVNEHLKVAELVLEKAKRLVEYGKDVVILLDSLTRLARAYNLTVPPSGRTLSGGMDSVAIHYPKRFLGAARNIEEGGSLTIIATALIDTGSRMDDLIYEEFKGTGNMEIHLSRKLAEQRIFPAIDLKKSGTRKEELLLPEEDLQKIWLLRRRTANLDEAEVLQLLIKKLQETKSNVEFLKAIK
- the fsa gene encoding fructose-6-phosphate aldolase, whose translation is MRLFLDTANIEEVKQALSWGIISGVTTNPTLVSRERGRDFHTLIREICDLVRGPVSAEVISLDADGMIEEARELASLSEHVVIKIPMTPEGMKAVSVLAKEGIKTNVTLIFSLEQAILAANAGATYVSPFIGRLDDIGGDGVGLVADIVTAFKKASFETQVIAASIRHTKHVRDCALVGAHIATVPFNVLKGMFVHPLTDIGIQRFLKDWESFKNK
- the fba gene encoding class II fructose-1,6-bisphosphate aldolase, with product MPLLAGNVLLKKAKEGRFGIGAFNFNNLEFLQAILEAAMEMRSPVILQVSEGGMKYMGLPFLEGFIKSVLYRVEIPVVIHLDHGSSLDAILSAIRIGFTSVMIDASSKPFEENVKITQEVVRIAHSVGVSVEAELGRIVGTEEHIKVSDKEAFFTDPDEAAKFVELTEVDSLAVAIGTAHGVYKGEPKLDFDRLYDIKRKVDIPLVLHGASGVPLNDLQKAISLGICKINIDTDLRLAFRIKLEEMISLKKGEIDPRKFLGPARDAVRETVKEKIKAFGSEGRA
- a CDS encoding 3-keto-5-aminohexanoate cleavage protein; its protein translation is MGKGKFILMLAPVGEKGFVTPFEVVEEASRVRAKGLSILHFRSVFSGGQLNYNIEAYSQAMAWLRESSDLLIEFPAWGTLKHGLEERVSPLVLKPDFIEIIPGSLNMDDHIIYNPIGYIHFVLQISSEAMVKPVFKVFSPSMIIYLRRLIEQKELTPPYIFTLFLSEDYFPPTVENLVYMYKLLPKNSKWFLSMKGRPSKALIAVALELGGNVRVGLEDSGENIGLSNERMVDEVLKIASSLDMEPATPKEASEILGKVG
- a CDS encoding DUF4392 domain-containing protein, whose protein sequence is METFWERLKSLISEDAACRGINDLASADELRRAVEFSMSSSNIAIFTGFTIMPLIKCETDGPVGAVFLARGLLDLGKRVSIWTDDIYADVLRKGINFLSVNVPVYGVPFKWSGNFLGLFWQEGFDLLISVERPGRAIDGKYYSSRNEDISCYVSPLDELFIEAGRKNIPTIGIGDGGNEIGMGNIRGELLNRFPSKGNIFSIVKVDSLIISGVSNWGAYGLLAGLAKLSGKGNMLPDPSEEKLFLKVIVESGSVDGVTLKTAETVDGVSGDTLSKKLREIASCLEDF
- a CDS encoding DegT/DnrJ/EryC1/StrS family aminotransferase codes for the protein MKIPLVDLKAQYERIKNEIISAVTSVLDSQQFILGEKVLEFESELSKYIGVKHAIGVASGSDALLLAYMALGLKSGDEIITTPFTFFATAGSAARLGIKVCFADIREDTFNVDIDSLLERVTSNTKAIVPVHIFGQAAEIDKIMDISHRTGIPIIEDLAQAIGAKFAGRKVGSFGLINCLSFFPSKNLGGYGDGGAVLTNSDSLAELIKMLRVHGSSSRYYHEIVGINSRLDEIQAAVLLVKMKYLDMWNEERRSRAKYYNYLFKESLLEEFVKTPVELENCYHVYHQYVIRAKDRDKLKDYLSGKGISTQVYYPVPLHLQPCFRGWGYKPGYCPVAERICGEVLALPMYPELSPSLQEYIVEAIASFYRKRV
- a CDS encoding nicotinate phosphoribosyltransferase, with amino-acid sequence MISSLKEVRELKINLERLHSATHEEIKEGLTTDIYFIKTLEILKHLGLESVNVVADIFPRRSGVLVGVKEVLKLLEDKKGIKVWSLEEGEEFEKKEVVMQIEGPYCEFGPLETAILGMLASASGWASAARECKKAAGDKLVLCFGARHVHPAVAPVMERAALIGGADAASCILGAKLLGREPKGTIPHAGILIAGDTVVFAKSYDEIMPEDEPRIVLVDTFKDEAEEAIRVAQVLREKLTGIRLDTPDERGGVTPDLVREVRARLDQAGFNQVKIFVSGGLTPERIASLRETPVAGFGVGSYIVHGVYIDMTMDLKEVMGKPLAKRGRIPGRAFNPRLKRML